One region of Myxococcus xanthus genomic DNA includes:
- a CDS encoding GTP-binding protein, whose translation MAKEKFERNKPHVNIGTIGHVDHGKTSLTAAITKVL comes from the coding sequence ATGGCCAAGGAGAAGTTCGAGCGTAACAAGCCCCACGTGAACATCGGCACGATCGGACACGTGGACCACGGCAAGACGTCGCTGACGGCCGCCATCACCAAGGTGCT